The Streptomyces sp. DG1A-41 genomic sequence GACGTACTGATCGCCCTGATCGAGGGCCGCCCCGCCCCGGACGAACAGTCCGGCCAGGCAGTCGAGTTGACCGTACGTGCCTCCACCGGGCCGGTACGCGATCCCGGCCCCGCGCCCCACCCCGCCCCGGCCCCCTGACCGCTTCCGCCCCCGACCGCCCGCACCTGCTGACGCCGGCGGTACGGCCGCCCCGGCACCCCGCCACCGGCCGGATCCGCCCCGCCCGCGTGCGCCGTCCAGGACCGGCGCCGCACGCGCTGCCCGCACACCGGGCGCGACAGGCTCGAGCCGCACCACGTGAGGAGCCACGTGTGTACACCCCACCGCCCCCCTCCCCTCCGACCCGCCGCGCCCTGCTGCGCGGTGCCCTCGGCCTCTCTACGGCCGCCGCACTCTCCGCCTGCGGCGGTGGCAGCACAACGCCCCGCACCTCCGGCGACGTCACCCTCTCCCTGTGGACCCACGACCCGGGCTACGAGGAGTTCTTCGTCAAGGGCGTCCCGGAGGCCGACCGCGCCACCGACTTCCGCTACCACTTGAAGGTGACCCGCTCCGGACCCCCGGACATCGTCACCAAGCTGCTCGCCCAGGCCGTCGCCGGACGCGGCACCCCCGACCTGGTGGGCTTCGAGATCGGCAGCTTCCCGCGCATGCTGCGCGGCGACATCTCCGAACGGCTGCTGCATGACTTCACCCCCGACATCGAGGCCGTACCCGGCCTGAAGGACGACCTGCTGCCGGCCCGCACCGCTCCCTTCAGCAAGGACGGCCACGTCTACGCCTTCGACTCGGACACCCCGATGGTCGTCTACTTCTACCGCGCCGACCTCTTCGACACGTACGACCTCCCGGCGGATGCGGCGACCTGGGAGGAGTTCGCCGAGGCCGGTGCCCGGGTGTACCGGGACCACCGGGCCTCGCTGTGCGTCGTCTCCACGGTGGGCAGCGACCCCGGCCAGGTCGTGCAGTCCTTCCAGATGCTGCTCTACCAGCGCGGCGGCGCGTTCTTCGACGCCGAGGGAAAGCTGCTCCTCGACTCACCCGAGGCCGAGGAGGTGCTGCGGTTCCTGTGCGAGGGACTGCGCAGCGGCTTCGTCATCGATGTCGCCGACTACTACGGGGCCGCCATGCAGACCGCCCTGAAACAGGGCCGGGTCATCGGCCTGCCCATGGCCATCTGGTACAAGAACTACGGCCTGGTGCCCAACGTGCCCGAGCAGCAGGGCAAGTGGCGGGTGCGCGACCTGCCCCGG encodes the following:
- a CDS encoding extracellular solute-binding protein, producing the protein MYTPPPPSPPTRRALLRGALGLSTAAALSACGGGSTTPRTSGDVTLSLWTHDPGYEEFFVKGVPEADRATDFRYHLKVTRSGPPDIVTKLLAQAVAGRGTPDLVGFEIGSFPRMLRGDISERLLHDFTPDIEAVPGLKDDLLPARTAPFSKDGHVYAFDSDTPMVVYFYRADLFDTYDLPADAATWEEFAEAGARVYRDHRASLCVVSTVGSDPGQVVQSFQMLLYQRGGAFFDAEGKLLLDSPEAEEVLRFLCEGLRSGFVIDVADYYGAAMQTALKQGRVIGLPMAIWYKNYGLVPNVPEQQGKWRVRDLPRFTRGGGVTAALGGTGFGVVRDKANTRAATEFLFKTWLTHDGQVRRFTETGYLPTRRSVYDDPRLGGYEDDFCGGQRLFRLYRSLLPDVPPFHQSPDQSILYDVLAGNLLRAYRGDLSPRQALKQTAADFRDQAGR